The following proteins come from a genomic window of Montipora foliosa isolate CH-2021 chromosome 2, ASM3666993v2, whole genome shotgun sequence:
- the LOC137991139 gene encoding uncharacterized protein — translation MPHNCCVPFCNTSSKKNKNLRFHRFAKKKEEKELWISKIRRDEGEYFTVTSNTRVCSRHFREEDYTISEDGKGKRTVLKKGAVPSLFQWTTTKLPRSTLASKGKRKGGTLEVPRKKRRRENCQRCERKRTVIDKLETDLQNKNAQLKDLTENVEHLEKEKQDREQEVASSSMGDKHVCFSAENFRNQDKLIRFYTGIVNWNVFLQLFNFIEDRCKDLKYWRSDIKVDENHQQQLRQGRPRSLSMLDEYFLTLVRLRHAFPEEHLAYLFKVSRSTVSRVFHSWINLLYFELGSLPIWQSKDLIWETMPVAFKEKYSATRCILDCTEIKICKPSSLRTQSQCFSSYKNTTTAKGLLGIAPSGAPTFISDLYTGSISDKDITKQSGILELLKEGDECMADKGFNIKDLLEPIGVTLNIPPFLSDKGQFDGGEVENTQSIASVRIHVERAISRIKMYKIISNVVPLSLSGLLNQIWTVCGMLLLFQAPIINQESVED, via the coding sequence ATGCCGCATAATTGTTGTGTCCCCTTTTGCAATACTTCCtcgaagaagaacaaaaaccttcgatttcatcgttttgctaagaaaaaagaggaaaaagagcTGTGGATTAGCAAAATTCGCCGAGACGAAGGAGAATATTTTACTGTTACTAGCAATACACGGGTCTGCTCGAGGCATTTTCGCGAGGAGGATTACACCATAAGCGAAGATGGGAAAGGAAAAAGGACTGTCTTGAAAAAAGGTGCTGTGCCGTCATTGTTTCAGTGGACTACCACAAAGCTACCTCGGAGTACTTTAGCAAGCAAAGGCAAGCGCAAAGGTGGAACTTTGGAGGTACCACGTAAGAAACGGCGCCGAGAAAATTGTCAACGCTGCGAAAGAAAACGTACCGTCATCGACAAACTGGAAACtgatcttcaaaacaaaaatgcgcAATTGAAAGACCTTACTGAAAACGTCGAGCATTTGGAAAAGGAGAAGCAAGACCGAGAGCAGGAGGTTGCCAGTTCCTCCATGGGGGATAAACACGTGTGTTTTTCTGCTGAAAACTTTCGCAACCAAGACAAATTAATTAGATTTTACACAggtattgttaactggaatgtGTTTTTACAATTGTTTAACTTCATTGAAGATAGGTGTAAGGATCTTAAATACTGGAGGTCCGATATCAAGGTGGATGAAAATCATCAACAACAGCTGCGACAAGGGAGACCTCGCAGCCTGTCGATGCTTGACGAGTATTTTTTAACTCTTGTGAGATTGAGACATGCCTTCCCAGAGGAACATCTAGCATATCTTTTCAAAGTATCTAGGTCAACAGTTTCCAGAGTGTTCCATTCTTGGATTAACTTACTTTACTTTGAATTGGGATCTCTTCCCATCTGGCAAAGCAAGGATTTGATCTGGGAAACTATGCCAGTTGCCTTCAAAGAAAAGTACTCAGCTACGAGATGCATTCttgactgtacagaaatcaaaatctGCAAGCCATCATCCTTGAGGACTCAAAGCCAGTGTTTTTCTTCTTACAAAAACACGACAACTGCCAAGGGATTACTAGGAATTGCACCCTCAGGAGCCCCAACCTTTATTTCTGATCTTTACACAGGTAGCATTTCAGATAAAGACATAACAAAACAAAGTGGTATCCTTGAGCTGCTGAAAGAAGGAGATGAGTGCATGGCAGACAAAGGATTTAACATCAAGGATTTACTGGAGCCAATTGGAGTAACTTTAAATATTCCTCCATTTCTTTCTGATAAAGGTCAATTTGATGGAGGAGAAGTTGAAAATACACAATCAATAGCTAGTGTCCGCATCCATGTAGAAAGGGCCATTAGTAGAATCAAGATGTATAAAATCATTTCCAACGTTGTGCCCTTGTCCCTTTCAGGGCTTTTAAATCAGATTTGGACAGTGTGTGGTATGTTACTGCTTTTTCAGGCCCCAATTATCAACCAAGAAAGTGTAGAAGATTGA